Proteins from a single region of Microtus ochrogaster isolate Prairie Vole_2 linkage group LG5, MicOch1.0, whole genome shotgun sequence:
- the Vxn gene encoding vexin, with the protein MHQIYSCSDENIEVFTTVIPSKVSSPSRRRVKSSQHLLTKNVVIESDLYPPRPLELLPQRCERRDTGDRRFGRLQTARPPGTHPTKTPVRPAGIPEPKASNLCGNRAYGKSLISPVARISVKAPAVVEVTAKGSEKGAVLGRGSRHLKKITEEYPTLPQGAEASLPLTGSASCGVPGILRKMWTRQKRKSEYVGATNSAFEAD; encoded by the exons ATGCATCAGATCTACAGCTGCAGTGATGAGAATATTGAAGTTTTCACCACCGTGATTCCGTCCAAGG tGTCCAGTCCGTCCAGAAGAAGAGTCAAAAGCTCTCAGCATCTCTTGACCAAAAAC GTGGTGATCGAGTCGGACCTGTACCCGCCAAGACCCCTGGAGCTGCTGCCTCAACGCTGTGAGCGCCGGGATACAGGCGACCGCAGATTTGGCCGACTGCAGACCGCCAGGCCGCCAGGGACGCATCCCACCAAAACCCCGGTCAGGCCTG CGGGCATTCCTGAGCCCAAAGCTTCGAATCTGTGTGGGAACCGAGCATATGGAAAATCATTG ATTTCTCCGGTGGCCCGGATCTCAGTGAAGGCTCCAGCTGTGGTAGAGGTGACCGCCAAGGGCTCCGAAAAAGGAGCTGTTCTGGGAAGAGG ATCCAGACACCTCAAGAAGATAACAGAAGAGTACCCAACCCTTCCCCAGGGAGCCGAAGCCTCCCTGCCACTAACAGGCAGTGCTTCCTGCGGTGTCCCTGGCATCCTACGGAAAATGTGGAccaggcagaagaggaagtctGAGTATGTGGGAGCCACCAACAGCGCCTTTGAAGCCGACTAA
- the LOC101980923 gene encoding elongator complex protein 5-like, whose translation MRFSSSGTCAAPSSDMRLVLREKSSKPVPAPLGDYAPPTPRNLAGALSHRWPTASPASLTSSDEEEFREGFGSDVNSRLVYHDLFKDPLNWSKTGEAVPEGPLGTLRALYRTGPGPVTIALDSLSWLLLHLPCVTLCQTLHALSQPSVCPGADPLVEQVRVLGLLHEDLHGPGPIGALSTLAHTETWWFSILPDFSLDLHERLPLHSKLPSSHTTQVDPTTHLTFNLHLSEKEREARDSLTLPFQFSSEKQQALLRSGPGQKTSHIFYEPDAFDDVDQEDPDDDLDI comes from the exons ATGCGCTTTTCTTCCTCGGGAACTTGTGCAGCGCCTTCCAGTGATATGAGgctagtcctcagggagaagTCTTCCAAGCCAGTTCCAG CGCCTTTAGGAGACTACGCCCCTCCCACTCCGCGGAATCTCGCAGGAGCACTAAGCCACCGCTGGCCAACAGCGAGTCCAGCATCTCTGACGTCTTCGGACGAGGAAGAGTTTCGCGAAGGTTTTGGCTCTGATGTCAACAGCCGGCTGGTTTACCATGACCTCTTTAAAGACCCTCTTAACTGGTCAAAAACTGGCGAAGCTGTCCCCGAAGGACCCCTAGGAACCTTAAGAGCCTTGTACAGGACAGGTCCCGGCCCTGTCACCATTGCTCTTGACTCTCTCAGCTGGCTGTTGCTTCACCTTCCCTGTGTTACACTCTGTCAAACTCTGCATGCTCTGAGCCAGCCAAGTGTCTGCCCAGGTGCTGACCCCCTAGTAGAGCAGGTACGAGTCCTGGGCCTGCTACATGAAGATCTTCATGGTCCTGGCCCCATAGGAGCGCTGAGCACCCTTGCTCACACAGAG ACTTGGTGGTTCTCCATCCTTCCTGACTTCAGCCTGGATCTCCATGAGCGGCTTCCCCTCCATTCCAAGCTACCCTCCAGTCACACAACTCAGGTGGATCCCACGACTCATTTGACCTTTAACCTTCACTTATccgaaaaagaaagagaagccagagacagCCTCACTCTGCCTTTCCAGTTCAGCTCTGAAAAACAGCAAGCTCTGCTGCGTTCTGGCCCAGGCCAGAAAACTAGCCACATCTTCTATGAGCCAGACGCTTTCGATGATGTGGACCAAGAAGACCCAGATGATGACCTAGACATTTGA